In Penaeus chinensis breed Huanghai No. 1 chromosome 11, ASM1920278v2, whole genome shotgun sequence, a genomic segment contains:
- the LOC125030715 gene encoding anaphase-promoting complex subunit 4-like, producing MAATCIMKQVEERHVATEIIKCVWSPKMDLVAIANSQAQVSMHRLYWQRVWIINSPGENVKVKGLAWRPDNKVLAIGYSSGEVVLVDIEDSSPVHKLNVNAEVTALNWALHVPEETAEKKTVFEDTSETFLPPLPSLSKTYSVTNGGEREEGRQEGRLLHDQNALTLLTVATSAGSVHMYAFGLFHCATVDLGETVPGAGQVLDATPSHDLHLLSCLLERTVQGEREVVHVTVETMILACRHQELHALAYRFGQIYGLMTYASHTLTLLAEAWESILLELDAKLATYASTVSEGGVSADFLDLLVFGFSSPEFDMFLSNQLTEKGLKKLGHSIELSYSNIQKLVLHNVQAVGQALVYQLSALVGLARHHDRFGMLGVEESVVTNAVREAGAFVLKAVELQQVIDGAMSTFKAFLRWLYVVVQRVRGEAVPDEMSRMTQQDLTYITEFLHDSLEDTATGPDGEKRTRFRLERVGQYLKDEPLSCPPESNSNPWEIFLAEHPAVAEHSLIFPHHHERSLLQEHKSLARVLDNMAGHPAQVISGAVNIVSWVPIIAVAPSGPVTVSQISCPRDNAMYTVLLPGSKQNVLYLARWSTSADRLAQAGDAPGPAHHVEAAPFVFSRLEGPRGCSMEQPSTPTPLLQLIGAQFYTEETLSVLAQDPSDPRSSFFIQLWMVAACAELRPLAVYGEQLLADVGITPRDAGTLVDASGYRRLEGGPLSALAVSGSRKLALLLSENRRRVRLFEMEVDEDDEDEDEEDTAQHESIMNASGASDDPVDGM from the exons ATGGCGGCTACTTGCATAATGAAGCAAGTGGAGGAGAGGCATGTTGCAACAGAAATAATCAAGTGTGTTTGGTCTCCCAAGATGGATTTAGTTGCAATTGCAAATAGTCAAG CTCAGGTGTCAATGCATCGACTCTACTGGCAACGGGTCTGGATCATCAACTCTCCCGGGGAAAATGTGAAAGTTAAAGGTTTGGCATGGAGACCTGACAACAAAGTCCTTGCAATTGGGTATTCTTCAG GGGAAGTGGTTCTGGTTGACATAGAAGACAGCAGTCCTGTTCATAAGTTGAATGTGAATGCTGAAGTAACAGCGCTGAACTGGGCTCTCCATGTTCCTGAAGAGACAGCTGAGAAGAAAACAGTCTTTGAG GATACGTCAGAAACTTTCTTGCCTCCTCTGCCGTCTCTTTCAAAGACCTACTCAGTTACAAATGGGGGAGAACGTGAAGAGGGGCGCCAAGAAGGACGTCTTCTACATGATCAGAATGCGTTGACATTACTTACAGTTGCCACCTCAGCAGGTTCTGTGCACATGTATGCCTTTGGTCTGTTTCATTGTGCAACTGTAGACCTTGGAGAGACAGTTCCAGGAGCTGGTCAAGTCTTAGATGCAACGCCTTCGCATGATTTACACCTTTTGAGCTGTCTGCTGGAACGTACAGTACAGGGAGAACGAGAAGTTGTTCATGTTACGGTTGAAACTATGATTTTAGCTTGTCGACATCAGGAATTACATGCCCTTGCTTATCGGTTTGGGCAGATATATGGACTTATGACTTACGCATCACATACTCTCACCCTTCTGGCCGAAGCTTGGGAAAGTATTTTATTAGAATTAGATGCTAAGCTCGCAACATATGCAAGCACTGTATCAGAAGGAGGCGTGTCAGCTGACTTTTTAGATCTGTTGGTGTTCGGGTTCTCATCTCCAGAATTCGATATGTTCCTTTCAAACCAACTCACAGAGAAAGGACTTAAGAAACTGGGCCATTCCATTGAGCTGAGTTATTCAAACATCCAAAAGCTAGTTTTGCATAATGTGCAAGCTGTAGGCCAGGCACTTGTGTACCAGTTAAGTGCACTTGTGGGGTTAGCACGTCACCATGACCGTTTTGGAATGTTAGGAGTCGAAGAAAGTGTTGTTACAAATGCGGTAAGGGAAGCAGGTGCATTTGTTCTTAAGGCTGTAGAACTACAGCAAGTCATTGATGGAGCCATGAGCACATTCAAGGCCTTCCTCAGGTGGCTCTATGTTGTTGTCCAACGAGTCAGAGGGGAAGCAGTGCCAGACGAGATGAGCAGGATGACACAACAAGATTTAACATACATCACAGAGTTTCTTCATGATAGTCTGGAGGATACAGCAACTGGGCCAGATGGTGAAAAACGAACTAGGTTTCGACTTGAACGTGTTGGACAGTACCTGAAGGATGAACCACTCTCATGTCCCCCAGAATCTAATAGTAATCCCTGGGAGATTTTCCTAGCTGAGCATCCTGCTGTGGCAGAGCACTCTTTAATTTTCCCACACCATCATGAAAGATCTCTTCTCCAAGAACACAAAAGTCTTGCACGTGTTTTAGATAACATGGCTGGACATCCAGCACAGGTTATTAGTGGGGCAGTAAACATTGTATCTTGGGTACCCATTATAGCTGTAGCTCCATCAGGACCAGTAACTGTTAGTCAGATAAGTTGTCCAAGGGATAATGCCATGTATACTGTCCTATTACCTGGCTCCAAACAAAATGTCTTGTACCTAGCTCGATGGTCCACAAGTGCTGATCGATTAGCCCAAGCTGGAGATGCTCCAGGCCCTGCACATCATGTAGAGGCTGCTCCTTTTGTGTTTTCACGTCTTGAGGGACCTCGAGGGTGCTCCATGGAGCAGCCTAGCACACCAACACCTTTATTGCAACTGATTGGAGCACAGTTTTACACTGAGGAAACATTGTCAGTTTTGGCACAAGATCCTTCAGATCCAAGGTCTTCCTTCTTCATACAGTTATGGATGGTAGCAGCCTGTGCAGAACTGAGACCTCTTGCTGTGTACGGTGAACAACTCCTGGCAGATGTTGGTATCACTCCAAGAGATGCTGGCACCTTAGTTGATGCTAGTGGTTACCGTCGTCTGGAAGGTGGACCCCTCTCGGCTTTAGCTGTTTCTGGATCCCGAAAACTTGCTCTTTTACTCTCTGAGAATAGAAGACGAGTAAGGCTGTTTGAGATGGAAGTGGATGAGGATgacgaagatgaggatgaggaagatactGCCCAACATGAATCAATCATGAATGCCTCAGGTGCTTCAGATGACCCTGTGGATGGTATGTAA